TGGAAATGTCACACACCGACTATTCCAAAAGTTTAAGCTATTGAATGAAAACACATGAATAGATTAATGTTTAATTTCTAACAAAGGCAAAAGTTACTTTCACATATGCTCTAGAGTGAGTTTCTATCCCACAAAATGATTATTAAACTTTAAAAAGTCAAGAAACATATGTATAACATACTCTAACTAGTCATTTAGGCCAATTCAAGGGTGTATACACAGCTTGAATTTTACCTGTCCCAGTCCTTGCATTGCAGATTGCCTGAactgttgctgctgctgctgagcaagaagttgttgttgctgttgttgaggTAGCTGCATCAGTTTCTGGCGTTGCTGCTGCTGTGCTGATggctgttgctgctgctgctgctgctgtggGGTATGTTGCTGAGGGGATGGTGTATTCATCATATTTGTAGAAGACCTAGGTGAATTGGCATATGGGAGTGGTGAAGCTGTTGCATTGTTGTCAAAAGAAGTGGTGTTCATGGCAGCAGAAGGAGATGCGGCTGATCTTCCCAAAAGCTGTGATCCTGAGGCCTACATCAGGGATATAAGAAATTAGGTGAGAAAGAAGAGTCCATATATCATTCAAAATTTCAAACCACCAACTGAAGTAACTAGTTCTCATTCCATAGAGTTTAAAAGTTCGGCAACAAGGAGTGTGCATAAAAGGTAAAAATCAAATAGGGAAAGACAAATATTGTTAAAACAAGAACATCCGAAATCATGACTAAACACAAGTACCCCTTTATTTCcaatattgaaattaaaaaaaaaaagttaaaaggaTATTTGAAGATATAAAATCTTGATGAAAATGGCAATGAAGTGACCTGTAACAAAGAATTCTGGGCAGCCATGGTGTTAGATGGCAGCGGGGTATTCTTGATATACACACCTGgaagtaaataataataataattattagtaGTAAGTAGTAACATGTACAATATTTTTGAGATGGAGATTTAAGAGTGACTAACTATTAGTAGATCCATCAGGAAAAGATGATTCATTGACAGTAAGTGCATCGGCCAAATGCATTGGAAGTGCAGGAGTAATCTGCCTCTGGTCTCCAGGTATCCTTAATCCTTCACCAACATTGACAGCGGAGCGGAGtaggttttctttttcttgaattttgGCAGCCTGACCCTTATCAAGAGTTGTTGGGGCAATTGATGAGGGGCCTTGACGAGTTCCAAAGCAATAGGCTTTACGAGTGTCAGCCAAGACTTTCTCAGCACCTTCACATGCGGCTGCAATCATATCAATTCTAGCCTTCAACTTGTCAATTTGAGTGGGGATTGGGAGGTTTTGCATGCTGTGGAGCAATTGATCTCGCTTAGAGGCATCATCGATCTCAATTTCAGGGAGTAATTTAGAGGAGAGCATAACAGGGAGTATTGTGGCGTTTTGGGCATTGACATTCTTGGGATAAACAAGGAAAGCCTTGGAAACCTTTTTGATTTCATCAACAATGTTGAAAAGCTCAAGGTTGAGCATGGAATACTGACCGAGAATATCTTGCCATTTGGGGGTGGTGTTGGTGCGAGCGTAGGCGTCGAAATCTTCAAGGATACGAGAGATGGCTTTGAAGAGACCGATAGCGCGCGTCTTCACTTGTTCCAGGTTTAGTTGCTGCTGCAATGCTTGGTTCAGCCTCTCCAGAACTTGTTGTCCCTGAATCTGATTCTGATGACCCTCCATTCTCTCTCTGCCACCCTCCTCCGCTCCCTCACAGTCACGGTCACAGTCACAACCCTTTCTTCTTCTCACTTCTCACCTCACCTACCGGTTATTTTCATTTCCATTACTTGTTCTTAATAAACTTTTTAGTCCCCGCAAAATACCTTATTTCAGATTTTGTTCGTCAAGTGAActcataaatattatatttgcaTCCTCCATCATCAATCAGATCAGGTAATTAATTGCCTTTTACTTGTTACTTAGGATTAGTAAATGGagaatatctatctatatacacATTCATTCATTCtagtatatatgtatatgtatgcCTGTATGAATAATGGAGCTCACAGGTAATGACCACTAAAATAAGAACCATAATTTTCTCATAAGTAATTTGATTAACTCTCATGACAATGGATGAATACACTCTCGTTAGTGGTCTAACGACTCATGTCACATGACTCTAAACTCCGAGAAATGAATACACTCTCGTTATGTCGAGTCAACTAAGTATAGCGACACTTTCATTCCGTTCTAAAGGCATAATTAAAGCTGGTTTGAACGTACAACCAACTCGGCGAGACGAGACAATATGCTTGATTGAAAAATTATCATTCATCAATAAGGCTTAACTCTTACCAACCCTAAACTCAAGCAGTTAAGCCATATGGATGACCATCATATCAACATCAGCAAGCTAATCTCCTTGCATGAATCACCACTGATGGTGCAACAAGCTTAGGGATAAACTTTGATTCTATGGCTTAATCACTCCAAATCCTAATATGTGTAACACGTGTAaggagagaaaaatgatgatgtGCATAAGAAGGAGGGGAAGTGGATAGTTTGGGGACACCATATATAGTGTagggagagaaaaaaaaaaaagataatagtGTCTTTCACCCGAGTTTGGATCACCTGCCGACTCTCCAACAACAGTTACTtatgtaaattaattaaatattgaaCCAATTAAGTAATTATTTTTCTTAGCCATTAGATATAAAAATCAATGGCCTGGATCTAGCTGGATGGTGGTTGCAAAGAAAAGTGCTGCCGTGCCGAAGAGGATCTAAATCCCCCTCCACCCCATGATGTGTATTTTTCAAGGTTATCAGAACCGGACCGGTGATCAAACCGGTGAGGGCACCGGTTCTAGGTTCATTGGTCCAATTGTAATTGAGCTGAGGTCCAACCGGTATAACtgctataaataaaataataatattttaaaataaatatataataaaaaagcaATATCctacaaatataaattagggaaCCCTAAAAATTACATAAAACCATCCACAATGGATGGTTGAATCCTTTGTTGAAATGTGTTTGATTGTGTTTAATAGGTTTAGTGGTTTGTTGAAATTGGTTGAAAGGGGAGAGAGAGGGtgattttgttgaaaaaattaaacatgttgaaacagcctgcggtgtgccacgtggcgcAAGGCCAGTGGCCACCGCAGGCGCGTGGCCTGCACGCCCAGACAAGGCGCGCTTGTCTGCAGGGGAGAGAGAAAAATTTTCAGGCCCTGCCACGTGGCTGCTTCTGGTTGGTCCGTCCGgatttcgtttttccttatcttttgaactcaattatttcataaaaaaaaatattttatgaaaaaaaaaattataccaaaattcatgattttttttctctataaatagagacttggttcgtttgatttggacacagaaaaaaaaaaccaagttttttcactctcttattatctctctcaccatcttatttatctatctattagcatttgtattGAAATTGATCCCAACAAtccccatttcaacacccagaattcttcaaacaacccattttacaaccaaaaccacaacaactatgaagatccaaatcaaatttcttaccaacatcctcaaaatcccaccaattatcaagtcccacatcaattgttcaaccaacgtcctcaaaatccaaactattatcaagtcccccatcaattctccaaccaacgtcctcgaaatccaaactattatccagatccgaatcaatattcgtaccaacctcctcaaaacatacaaaattttaaccagtcatcaattgttccaaactctcatccatcttatggatctgtgagatattcatctcaaacacctcagtctagtggttatatgccagtggttcctgaaaatgttccgagtgttgatgtagcggaatttccggaattttcaacacaagtcaatcttggtggcgggtcagctgataatgaagtcaatgaaatcactcctaagagcaaaaaagcccatttacccgcatggaacactgcacaaaatctagtgctaattagtgggtggattaattgcggaacaaacagtgttgtcggaagaaaccagaaaggagaaacattttggagagatattgctgagtattgtaatgagcattgctcattcgatcctccgcgcgattgggttgcctgccgaaaccgttggaattatatgaacacaagactgggtaaatggattggcgcttatgatagcgctaagcgtgagcatcgaagcggttggtcggaggatgatgttatcgcaagagcgcaggaattatacgcaagtgggaagattggtcaatttactttgatggaagaatggcgcgttctccgtgatcaaccacgtttttgtagtcaggtaggaggaaatagtggctcgagaagtagtggatctaagagatcacacgacagtgatgcaagtggctcaaactctataggatcaattcctcgtccaatgggtagggaggcagctaaaaaaaagagtaaaaagaaaattagagaagatgCTGACGAGGTGG
This portion of the Lotus japonicus ecotype B-129 chromosome 3, LjGifu_v1.2 genome encodes:
- the LOC130748464 gene encoding mediator of RNA polymerase II transcription subunit 8 → MEGHQNQIQGQQVLERLNQALQQQLNLEQVKTRAIGLFKAISRILEDFDAYARTNTTPKWQDILGQYSMLNLELFNIVDEIKKVSKAFLVYPKNVNAQNATILPVMLSSKLLPEIEIDDASKRDQLLHSMQNLPIPTQIDKLKARIDMIAAACEGAEKVLADTRKAYCFGTRQGPSSIAPTTLDKGQAAKIQEKENLLRSAVNVGEGLRIPGDQRQITPALPMHLADALTVNESSFPDGSTNSVYIKNTPLPSNTMAAQNSLLQASGSQLLGRSAASPSAAMNTTSFDNNATASPLPYANSPRSSTNMMNTPSPQQHTPQQQQQQQQPSAQQQQRQKLMQLPQQQQQQLLAQQQQQQFRQSAMQGLGQLHGQHQMQFSQQLGHQQFQGRQLASGHVQHGIGQSQLNQGNQMTRLNQFSGPANSALFSAAQTTPNTQMIPNMSATIPSQSLLPRMQFGLSGNNPQRSHASQMLNDQMFNMGGGNPSGMMPIQQQQQQQHGSQGAFGGMASNAQNLQSGMVTLQNTQQNHPNFSQQRQQNQQ